The following coding sequences are from one Roseburia hominis A2-183 window:
- a CDS encoding IreB family regulatory phosphoprotein, producing the protein MQEINNTQYFKVEKGPELRVSDVLAIVYRALMEKGYNPVNQIVGYIMSGDPTYITSHNNARSLIMKVERDELVEEMLKAYIRNNNWE; encoded by the coding sequence ATGCAGGAGATCAATAACACACAATATTTTAAAGTGGAAAAAGGACCGGAACTTCGCGTGAGCGACGTGCTCGCGATTGTTTATCGTGCGCTTATGGAGAAGGGATACAATCCGGTGAATCAGATTGTTGGATATATTATGTCGGGAGATCCTACTTATATCACCAGTCATAATAATGCAAGAAGCCTGATCATGAAAGTAGAACGTGATGAGCTGGTAGAGGAGATGCTGAAGGCTTACATCAGGAATAACAACTGGGAATAG
- the ruvX gene encoding Holliday junction resolvase RuvX gives MRILGLDFGSKTVGVAVSDELMLTAQGLEIVRRQSPNKLRQTLARIEQIVTEYQVERIVLGYPKNMNNTEGERCEKTKEFAQMLERRTGLSVVLWDERLTTVAADRHMMESGIRRENRKQYVDEIAAVFILQGYLDSLAFQKH, from the coding sequence ATGCGGATATTAGGTTTGGATTTTGGCTCGAAGACTGTCGGTGTGGCAGTCAGTGATGAACTTATGTTGACGGCGCAGGGACTGGAGATCGTGAGAAGACAGTCTCCGAACAAGCTGCGTCAGACGCTGGCAAGAATAGAACAGATTGTAACAGAATATCAGGTGGAGCGCATTGTGCTCGGCTATCCCAAGAATATGAACAATACCGAGGGAGAGCGTTGCGAGAAGACGAAAGAGTTTGCACAGATGCTGGAGCGCCGCACCGGGCTTTCTGTCGTCCTGTGGGACGAGAGACTTACGACGGTTGCAGCAGACCGGCACATGATGGAGAGTGGAATACGCAGAGAGAATCGCAAACAGTATGTGGATGAGATCGCGGCAGTGTTTATTCTGCAGGGATATCTGGATTCACTCGCGTTTCAGAAACATTGA
- a CDS encoding DUF1292 domain-containing protein, whose protein sequence is MEKVKFVDPDTGESLAFFVVEETKVGGTHYLLATEEEDGDCDAYILKEVETKDEESVYVLVEDDTELSAIGKVFAELLDDADIAF, encoded by the coding sequence ATGGAAAAAGTAAAGTTTGTGGATCCGGACACCGGAGAATCGCTCGCGTTTTTCGTGGTTGAGGAGACAAAAGTTGGCGGCACGCACTACCTTCTGGCGACGGAAGAGGAAGACGGCGACTGTGATGCGTATATTTTAAAAGAGGTGGAAACGAAAGACGAGGAATCTGTCTACGTGCTTGTGGAAGACGACACGGAGCTTTCTGCCATCGGAAAAGTGTTTGCAGAGCTGCTCGACGACGCGGACATTGCATTTTAA